A segment of the Bacillota bacterium genome:
CTGACGGTTTTGTTAAAGGTGACATAAGGATGGGTGCGGATGGAGTTTTTCACGAAGGCGATAAGATCTTCCCGGTCTACCAGGCAGGCATCGGCATCGATTTCCAGTTCCCGCACTTCCGAGGCGCTTTGATAGAGCTCGCGGTTGATAAAATGAGGAATACCAACCACCACGATGTTCTTCTTGCAGCGGACTCGAAGGCGGGCCACCACGCTGGAAAAATGACCGTCGCCGGTGACAATGACTATGGTGCCGATATCGTCTTGGTCTAGGTAGGTTCCATAGATGGCATCCAGCATGGTAAAGTCGGTGTAGTTCTTGACTTTTTCCCGGGAGTGGTCCCCGGCGGCATCCACCATTTCAATGCTTTGAGTGCGTAGGAGGTAAGCTGCTCGTCTGAGTTCTTCCGAGCCGGCCAAG
Coding sequences within it:
- a CDS encoding NYN domain-containing protein, which encodes MSVDQKVALFIDFEYLFFTMSNQYGISPRIEDIIDVASEYGELKVAKAFADLAGSEELRRAAYLLRTQSIEMVDAAGDHSREKVKNYTDFTMLDAIYGTYLDQDDIGTIVIVTGDGHFSSVVARLRVRCKKNIVVVGIPHFINRELYQSASEVRELEIDADACLVDREDLIAFVKNSIRTHPYVTFNKTVSIYSKVRQVDEVAVRKALAALIDENVFVQLIEHTPQSDVRVLRIPSSEEAIA